In Papaver somniferum cultivar HN1 chromosome 1, ASM357369v1, whole genome shotgun sequence, a genomic segment contains:
- the LOC113357072 gene encoding uncharacterized protein LOC113357072, whose amino-acid sequence MSSCINWLATPFKIRESTRFYPYFKDCIGAMDGTHIPAMVEKKNAVVYRNRHGITSQNVLAVCNFDLEFIYVLSGWEGSAHDSKILNDAMTKTNGLKIPQECRSDEFPVEEEEDSHPSTLVNEDEILTQQTQEQQRQEANAWRKSIADD is encoded by the exons atgtcatcatgcattaattggcttgcaaCTCCATTTAAAATTCGTGAGAGTACACGATTTTATCCTTACTTTAAGGATTGCATTGGAGCTATGGACGGTACACATATCCCAGCAATGGTAGAGAAAAAAAATGCAGTCGTTTATCGgaatcgacatggaattacatctcaaaatgtgttagcggtttgcaacttcgacttggagttcatatacgtgctcagtggatgggaagggtctgctcatgattcgaaaatacttaacgacgcaatgacaaaaacaaatggactgaaaataccgcaag aatgtcgttcagatgagtttccggtcgaggaagaggaagatagccatccatcaacgcttgtaaatgaggatgaaattttgacacaacaaactcaagaacaacaacgtcaagaagctaatgcatggagaaagagtatagcggatgat
- the LOC113357058 gene encoding uncharacterized protein At2g29880-like, with translation MESDQSSNPQTGRTTWTPPMDRLFIGLMEDQVQKGQLLDGQFSKYAWTHFVDNFKQSFGSSFTKDVLKNRMKTLKKNYVSVSTLRGQSGFGWDQSREIVIADDAHPDVKCWRTKTLAHFDELAIIFGDNRANGRYSRCRNDNTVQDDDDHDNENLDNTQSPDTPQEQNENGYKYKDEDLRTSDTQKRARASTGLNSRPFRKTKKSTGEGMVDAIQVMEAAVNNVATKKEENKISSSLEASLVSALEDVPNLDDDTFVQVLDLLEDEKKAKIFIALTGNRKRQWLLSKLNIPSHYPSNLSD, from the exons ATGGAGAGTGATCAATCATCCAACCCCCAAACTGGAAGGACAACTTGGACTCCTCCCATGGATAGACTGTTCATAGGTCTAATGGAAGACCAAGTACAGAAAGGACAACTACTCGATGGTCAATTCAGCAAATATGCTTGGACACACTTTGTTGATAATTTCAAGCAGAGTTTTGGTTCTTCTTTTACCAAGGATGTGTTGAAAAATCGTATGAAAACTTTGAAGAAGAACTATGTTTCTGTGAGCACTCTTAGAGGTCAAAGTGGATTTGGATGGGATCAGTCGCGAGAAATTGTGATTGCTGATGATGCT CATCCTGATGTCAAATGCTGGAGGACAAAGACCCTTGCTCACTTTGATGAGTTAGCTATTATATTTGGGGATAATAGGGCCAATGGAAGGTATAGCCGTTGTAGGAATGACAATACTGTGCAAGATGATGATGACCATGATAATGAAAATTTAGATAACACGCAATCTCCAGATACCCCTCAAGAACAGAATGAGAATGGATATAAATATAAGGATGAGGACTTGCGTACATCTGACACTCAAAAAAGGGCTCGAGCTTCAACAGGTCTGAATTCACGTCCTTTTAGAAAGACCAAAAAGAGTACAGGAGAAGGAATGGTAGATGCAATTCAGGTAATGGAAGCGGCTGTGAACAATGTTGCGactaagaaagaagaaaacaaaatttcatcatctttaGAGGCAAGTTTAGTGTCCGCACTCGAGGATGTACCAAATTTGGATGATGATACTTTTGTGCAGGTGCTAGATTTATTGGAAGATGAAAAGAAAGCTAAGATTTTCATTGCATTGACTGGGAACAGGAAACGACAGTGGTTGTTATCGAAGCTCAATATTCCCTCACATTATCCTTCCAATTTAAGTGACTAG